A single window of Rubripirellula lacrimiformis DNA harbors:
- the thiO gene encoding glycine oxidase ThiO, translating into MNHRILIVGGGVVGLSLAWELAQRGQSVTLVERDKVGKATSWAAAGILPPANLAKATDPIDQLRGLSHQLFPQWARRLESITGIDPGFRRCGGWYLADTPGERASMVGMTGYWDGLDIRCEPVDPQEVARREPAIARWIGRQTDAGRPAAAAWWVPDEHQVRAPHYLQALAKACQQCGVTFVEDSTVDDLRSSDQSSAARCNGQWLEADAIVVCGGSWTGRVAEMLQLQQSIVPIRGQIVLLKTDKPRLSSIVNVGHRYVMCRDDGSTLIGSCEEEVGFQPGTDEATLDMLRSFAIDLVPELESATFVKAWSGYRPLTFDGFPMIGKVPDHPNLYVASGHFRSGLHLSPGTAVALADVITQQKPAIDLSTFRVGKQQSHTPQR; encoded by the coding sequence ATGAATCATCGCATCCTGATCGTCGGCGGCGGCGTCGTCGGACTCAGTTTGGCATGGGAACTGGCCCAACGAGGCCAATCGGTCACGCTTGTTGAACGTGACAAAGTTGGCAAAGCCACGTCATGGGCGGCGGCTGGAATTCTGCCACCGGCCAACCTGGCCAAAGCAACCGATCCCATCGACCAACTGCGTGGCCTGTCCCATCAATTGTTCCCCCAATGGGCGCGGCGATTGGAATCCATCACGGGAATCGATCCTGGTTTCCGACGCTGCGGCGGGTGGTACCTTGCCGACACACCGGGGGAGCGTGCGTCCATGGTCGGGATGACCGGATACTGGGACGGGCTAGATATCCGCTGCGAACCGGTCGATCCCCAGGAAGTCGCCCGGCGTGAACCTGCGATCGCCCGTTGGATCGGGCGCCAAACCGACGCCGGTCGTCCGGCGGCAGCCGCGTGGTGGGTTCCCGACGAACACCAAGTGCGTGCACCGCACTACCTGCAAGCGTTGGCGAAAGCCTGTCAGCAATGCGGCGTCACCTTTGTCGAAGATTCGACGGTCGACGATTTGCGAAGCTCCGACCAGTCCAGCGCCGCTCGGTGCAATGGGCAATGGCTGGAAGCCGATGCGATCGTGGTGTGTGGCGGATCCTGGACCGGCCGGGTTGCCGAGATGTTGCAATTGCAACAGTCGATCGTCCCCATTCGCGGACAAATCGTGTTGTTGAAGACGGACAAACCACGACTCTCTAGCATCGTCAATGTCGGACATCGATATGTGATGTGCCGTGACGATGGGTCGACATTGATCGGTTCGTGCGAGGAAGAAGTCGGGTTCCAACCCGGCACCGACGAAGCAACACTGGACATGCTGCGTTCATTCGCCATCGATCTGGTCCCCGAATTGGAATCGGCCACCTTCGTCAAAGCTTGGTCGGGGTATCGTCCATTGACCTTTGATGGGTTTCCCATGATCGGAAAAGTTCCCGATCACCCCAACCTGTATGTTGCCTCGGGTCACTTCCGTAGCGGACTGCACCTTTCGCCCGGGACCGCAGTCGCCTTAGCCGATGTGATCACCCAACAAAAACCAGCGATCGATCTGTCGACCTTTCGAGTCGGCAAACAGCAATCTCACACTCCACAGCGATAA
- a CDS encoding OmpA/MotB family protein: MDQEEDVIGIPEWVVTFGDMMSLLLTFFIMLVSLSEIKEEESYQAMVDAMQQEFGYSKTRDSLAPGDSRPRTTAFTPLATTGRAKKKDTATGGVPEKAPTGEEPMVRIIRPGQITAVGSVVFFEIGSDVLSKTAMSILDNLATQLRGKPQKIEVRGHVSAEFAARTEGTDEAVMLGIRRAAGVQRYLIKKSGLNPHRFRISSAADSEPMTRSGQGPSIARNPRVEVFMLDETVEDLAGTADERNAATIQVGESSSENP, encoded by the coding sequence ATGGACCAAGAAGAAGATGTCATCGGGATTCCCGAATGGGTGGTCACGTTCGGCGACATGATGAGTCTGTTGCTGACGTTCTTCATCATGTTGGTGTCGCTTAGCGAGATCAAAGAAGAAGAATCGTATCAGGCGATGGTCGACGCGATGCAGCAAGAATTTGGCTACTCCAAGACACGTGATTCGCTGGCACCCGGCGATTCGCGTCCTCGCACCACCGCGTTCACACCGCTAGCGACGACCGGCCGCGCCAAGAAGAAAGACACGGCGACCGGCGGCGTGCCCGAAAAGGCACCTACCGGCGAAGAACCCATGGTTCGAATCATCCGCCCCGGTCAGATTACCGCCGTTGGATCGGTGGTGTTCTTCGAGATCGGATCGGATGTTTTGTCCAAGACCGCCATGTCGATTCTGGACAATTTAGCAACTCAACTACGTGGCAAACCACAAAAGATCGAAGTCCGCGGACACGTTTCGGCAGAGTTTGCCGCACGCACCGAAGGCACCGACGAAGCCGTCATGCTGGGCATCCGCCGAGCCGCTGGTGTGCAGAGATACCTGATCAAAAAGTCGGGACTGAACCCCCATCGCTTCCGGATCTCATCGGCCGCCGACAGCGAACCGATGACCCGCAGCGGACAGGGACCGTCCATCGCACGAAATCCCCGTGTCGAAGTCTTCATGCTGGATGAAACGGTTGAGGATTTAGCGGGAACTGCCGATGAACGAAATGCGGCAACCATTCAAGTTGGCGAATCAAGCTCGGAGAATCCATAA
- a CDS encoding TIGR04282 family arsenosugar biosynthesis glycosyltransferase produces MSNDADCSDTAAIPLGNQRLGLMMKYWHPGKVKTRLGATIGYEQAANLHRFFVRQLCDALPKCGSARSLVLADRSDADALQQAIQAWQVGNQWDVEFQCPGDLGNRMEAWFRTHLTADSTDPSTAATDHPHSAILIGADCPLLNQSSIDAAWRTLEHADVVLGPAVDGGYYLIGIRGSSETLPAIHTWFSDVPWSTDRVLPITLQRIRQSGHKVVLLEPREDIDTIDELTRLCQQLRSQQSHADASTDLLLKSIESVLPTGSPPGHPS; encoded by the coding sequence TTGTCAAACGACGCCGATTGTTCTGACACCGCCGCTATCCCGCTAGGGAACCAGCGGTTGGGCCTGATGATGAAGTACTGGCACCCGGGCAAAGTGAAGACGCGATTGGGTGCAACCATCGGCTATGAACAAGCTGCCAATCTTCATCGTTTTTTCGTTCGTCAACTCTGCGATGCCCTGCCCAAATGCGGATCCGCCCGGTCTCTGGTCCTCGCTGACCGAAGCGATGCCGATGCACTGCAGCAGGCTATCCAAGCATGGCAGGTTGGCAACCAATGGGACGTCGAATTCCAATGCCCGGGTGACCTTGGCAACCGAATGGAAGCTTGGTTTCGCACCCATTTGACGGCGGATTCAACCGATCCATCCACTGCCGCAACCGATCATCCCCATTCGGCGATCCTGATCGGTGCCGATTGCCCACTGCTAAACCAATCTTCCATCGACGCTGCATGGCGGACGCTGGAACACGCCGATGTCGTCTTAGGCCCCGCCGTGGATGGTGGCTATTACCTGATCGGCATTCGCGGTAGCAGCGAAACGTTGCCGGCGATCCACACCTGGTTTTCGGATGTCCCGTGGAGCACCGATCGTGTGCTTCCCATCACACTGCAACGCATTCGACAATCCGGACACAAGGTGGTCCTGCTTGAACCTCGCGAAGACATCGACACAATCGACGAACTGACACGGCTTTGCCAGCAGCTTCGGTCCCAGCAATCCCACGCCGATGCGTCGACGGACCTGCTTTTGAAATCGATTGAATCGGTGCTGCCAACCGGATCCCCCCCAGGACACCCATCATGA
- a CDS encoding FAD-dependent oxidoreductase, translating into MNDPDQPQHPSDQADHGPTDELPTQDSASESTPDDHQIDDADDAMTLDPPGSIAVIGAGPLGIEAALYGRFMGYDVTIIEAVDVASSFRQMGDQPLPMLPDRSLSPLAISALQAQDVDSIQTLPMTYDQWIQQGLMPLLETDLLRGRLRCPATVTKIETVDVVADEPDEDISDIPPDFRLTLRSEDGEVETLDVEAVILATGNPATPDGSDGSDGSGGSGGADANGGIQLGFELPVPYLFQIGESMADQELSELTFFTGLKEIVAGYAALAGRADLDLYRPKRS; encoded by the coding sequence ATGAACGATCCCGACCAGCCGCAGCATCCATCCGACCAAGCCGACCACGGCCCCACCGACGAATTGCCGACGCAAGATTCCGCTTCCGAATCGACACCCGACGATCACCAAATCGATGACGCCGACGATGCGATGACGCTTGACCCGCCGGGATCGATTGCAGTGATCGGCGCCGGGCCACTGGGAATCGAAGCCGCTCTCTACGGCCGGTTCATGGGCTATGACGTCACGATCATCGAAGCCGTTGATGTTGCATCCTCGTTTCGGCAAATGGGTGACCAACCGCTGCCCATGCTGCCCGACCGGTCACTTTCGCCGCTAGCGATTTCGGCACTGCAAGCACAGGACGTCGATTCGATCCAAACGCTGCCGATGACCTACGATCAATGGATCCAACAAGGTCTGATGCCGTTGTTGGAAACCGATCTGCTACGCGGCCGCCTGCGTTGCCCGGCGACCGTGACAAAGATCGAAACCGTTGACGTGGTCGCCGATGAACCGGACGAAGACATCAGCGACATCCCGCCTGATTTCCGACTGACGCTGCGCAGCGAAGATGGTGAAGTCGAAACCCTGGACGTCGAAGCGGTGATCTTGGCAACCGGCAATCCAGCTACCCCCGACGGCTCCGACGGCTCCGACGGCTCCGGCGGCTCCGGCGGTGCGGATGCCAACGGTGGGATCCAGTTGGGCTTTGAACTGCCCGTCCCGTATCTGTTTCAAATCGGCGAATCGATGGCGGACCAAGAATTATCCGAACTGACATTCTTCACAGGCTTGAAAGAGATCGTAGCCGGTTATGCGGCATTGGCCGGTCGTGCCGATTTGGACCTTTATCGACCGAAACGAAGTTAG
- a CDS encoding dihydrolipoamide acetyltransferase: MADDTTQTEDSEESPAPDAPAAGGGSRVMIIAFVAVVVLLETAMFFFFVPSAEDVSALAEAKLIKSVQEGEVQAEEQASDEDKVVEFQLGRYGEIFSPHDTERTYRVELDLYGLIRNKNESKMDSEFSEKEGRLRNAIRMKIRNSSMEELGENNLGLLERGILTKCNHLLEEDLLLGVGFKSFQLMEQ; this comes from the coding sequence ATGGCCGATGACACAACCCAAACCGAAGATTCGGAAGAATCACCAGCCCCGGATGCTCCGGCAGCCGGTGGTGGCAGCCGCGTGATGATCATCGCGTTTGTTGCCGTGGTGGTCCTGCTGGAAACCGCCATGTTCTTTTTCTTTGTGCCCAGCGCCGAAGACGTCAGCGCCCTTGCCGAAGCCAAACTGATCAAATCGGTCCAGGAAGGTGAGGTTCAGGCGGAAGAACAGGCGTCCGACGAAGACAAAGTCGTCGAATTCCAATTGGGAAGGTATGGCGAAATCTTCAGCCCGCACGATACCGAACGCACTTACCGCGTCGAACTGGATCTCTATGGTTTGATCCGGAATAAAAACGAAAGCAAAATGGATTCCGAGTTCAGCGAAAAAGAGGGCCGACTGCGTAATGCGATCCGAATGAAGATCCGCAACAGTTCGATGGAAGAACTGGGCGAAAACAATTTGGGCTTGCTAGAACGTGGCATTTTGACGAAATGTAACCACTTGCTCGAAGAAGACCTGCTGCTTGGCGTCGGTTTCAAATCGTTCCAGTTGATGGAACAGTAA
- a CDS encoding flagellar FlbD family protein, producing the protein MIKLTRLDGEAFVLNAELIRYVERRPDTFITLTTGDKIVVSESMDDVVERAVDYQQKKHFMPMPQRQTP; encoded by the coding sequence ATGATCAAGCTGACTCGTCTTGATGGCGAGGCATTCGTGCTGAATGCCGAACTGATTCGATATGTCGAACGGCGTCCCGACACGTTCATCACACTGACCACGGGCGACAAAATCGTGGTCTCTGAATCGATGGATGATGTGGTGGAACGTGCGGTCGACTACCAACAAAAAAAACACTTCATGCCGATGCCCCAGCGACAGACACCGTAG
- a CDS encoding motility protein A: MDIASLIGLILAIGLIIASIALGNAPFSAFIDIPSFLVVVGGAVAAALICFPLGSMLKSPLIALKVILNKGEDRLSLIKQIVELAETARRDGLLALESKVAEIANPLVKTGIQMAVDGSTPEVVEEVLRTEVEAIQTRHREGKSIMDQLGRFAPAYGMIGTLMGLIMMLQDMSDPSGIGAGMAVALITTLYGAIVANVFFSPFAEKLGLISRNEMVSLEIAIRGVMAIQSGESPRAIDQKLRTFLPPKQRNAE, encoded by the coding sequence ATGGACATCGCAAGCCTCATCGGTCTGATCCTAGCCATCGGTTTGATCATCGCCTCGATTGCGCTTGGTAACGCACCGTTTTCAGCCTTCATCGACATCCCGTCGTTCTTGGTCGTTGTCGGTGGTGCGGTAGCAGCGGCTCTGATTTGTTTCCCACTGGGCAGCATGCTGAAGTCGCCGCTGATCGCGTTGAAGGTGATTTTGAATAAGGGCGAAGACCGCCTATCACTGATCAAACAGATCGTCGAATTGGCCGAAACGGCCCGTCGCGATGGACTGTTGGCGTTGGAATCCAAAGTGGCAGAGATCGCAAACCCATTGGTCAAGACCGGCATCCAGATGGCCGTCGACGGCAGCACACCGGAAGTCGTCGAAGAAGTGCTTCGCACCGAAGTCGAAGCGATCCAGACGCGGCACCGCGAAGGCAAAAGCATCATGGACCAACTGGGCCGATTTGCTCCCGCCTACGGAATGATCGGAACCCTGATGGGTCTGATCATGATGCTTCAAGACATGTCGGATCCGTCCGGGATTGGTGCTGGGATGGCGGTCGCGTTGATCACGACCTTGTACGGGGCCATCGTGGCCAACGTATTCTTCAGCCCCTTTGCCGAGAAACTGGGACTGATCAGCCGCAACGAAATGGTCAGCCTAGAGATCGCGATTCGTGGTGTGATGGCAATCCAATCCGGCGAAAGCCCGCGAGCGATTGACCAGAAACTGCGAACCTTCTTGCCTCCTAAACAACGCAACGCGGAATAA